From Corynebacterium sp. BD556, the proteins below share one genomic window:
- the prfB gene encoding peptide chain release factor 2: MYPEVSSRIQQLDSTLSTIEKVMDPEGMSARARELEQQAGDPSLWDDPDHAQKVTTELANVQARLRKLASLRTRIDDLPVMVELAEEEGEASLVDDELDALEKQVSALEVQTMLSGEYDEREAVVHIRSGAGGVDAADWAEMLMRMYVRWAEKSDHKVDVYDISYAEEAGIKSATFVVHGEYMYGQLSVEQGAHRLVRISPFDNQGRRQTSFAEVEVLPVVEQTDHIDIPDTEIRVDVYRSSGPGGQSVNTTDSAVRITHIPTGIVVTCQNEKSQIQNKASALNVLQSKLLERKRQEEKAEMEALGAGGNASWGNQMRSYVLHPYQMVKDLRTNYEVGNPQKVLDGDLDGFLEAGIRWRMDESQE, encoded by the coding sequence ATGTACCCTGAGGTTTCTTCGCGTATTCAGCAGCTTGATTCGACGCTGTCGACCATTGAGAAGGTGATGGATCCGGAGGGGATGTCTGCCCGCGCGCGCGAGCTGGAGCAGCAAGCTGGGGATCCTTCGCTGTGGGATGACCCGGACCATGCCCAAAAGGTAACTACTGAGCTGGCCAATGTTCAGGCGCGGCTGCGCAAGCTTGCGTCGTTGCGCACTCGTATCGACGACCTTCCGGTGATGGTGGAGCTTGCTGAGGAAGAGGGCGAAGCTTCGCTTGTCGACGACGAGCTGGACGCTTTGGAGAAGCAGGTTTCTGCCTTGGAGGTCCAAACGATGCTCTCTGGTGAGTATGACGAGCGGGAGGCTGTTGTGCACATCCGCTCGGGTGCTGGCGGTGTCGATGCCGCCGACTGGGCGGAGATGTTGATGCGTATGTACGTGCGTTGGGCGGAGAAAAGCGATCATAAGGTCGACGTCTACGACATCTCTTATGCTGAGGAGGCGGGGATTAAGTCAGCAACTTTTGTTGTGCATGGCGAGTATATGTACGGCCAGCTTTCTGTCGAACAGGGAGCGCACCGCCTGGTGCGCATTTCACCTTTTGATAATCAAGGTCGGCGGCAGACCTCCTTCGCGGAGGTGGAGGTGCTGCCCGTGGTGGAGCAGACCGATCATATCGACATTCCGGATACGGAGATCCGCGTTGATGTCTACCGTTCCTCGGGCCCGGGTGGGCAGTCGGTGAATACGACTGACTCCGCTGTGCGCATCACTCATATACCCACCGGGATTGTGGTGACTTGCCAGAATGAGAAGTCTCAGATTCAGAACAAAGCTTCGGCCCTCAATGTTTTACAGTCGAAGCTGTTAGAGCGTAAACGCCAAGAGGAAAAGGCGGAGATGGAGGCGCTTGGTGCGGGCGGCAACGCTTCTTGGGGCAACCAGATGCGCTCCTATGTTTTGCACCCGTACCAGATGGTTAAGGATCTGCGTACTAATTACGAGGTGGGAAATCCGCAGAAGGTTCTCGACGGTGACCTTGACGGGTTTTTGGAGGCTGGTATCCGCTGGCGCATGGACGAATCCCAGGAATAA
- the smpB gene encoding SsrA-binding protein SmpB, with translation MSKRKKKQTHSSTIASNPKARHDYHILDTYEAGIALVGTEIKSLREGRASLVESFATIDNGEVWLRNLHIPEYSRGSWTNHSPRRTRKLLLHRREIDSLAGKVKDGNRTLVPLALYLKEGRVKVELGLAQGKQDYDKRRSIKQRTEDREIARDLGRKFKGIKA, from the coding sequence ATGTCCAAAAGAAAGAAGAAACAGACCCACAGTTCGACCATCGCGTCGAACCCTAAGGCGCGCCACGATTACCACATTCTTGACACGTACGAGGCTGGCATTGCCCTGGTAGGCACAGAAATAAAGTCGTTGCGCGAGGGCCGGGCCAGCCTGGTCGAGTCCTTTGCGACCATCGACAACGGTGAGGTCTGGTTGCGCAACCTGCACATCCCGGAGTATTCGCGTGGCTCGTGGACGAACCACAGCCCGCGCCGGACCCGGAAGCTTTTGCTGCACCGCCGCGAGATCGACTCGCTCGCCGGCAAGGTCAAAGACGGCAACCGTACCCTTGTTCCGCTGGCGCTATACCTCAAAGAGGGCAGGGTTAAGGTGGAGCTGGGGCTTGCCCAGGGCAAGCAGGACTACGACAAGCGACGCTCCATCAAGCAGCGCACCGAGGACCGAGAAATTGCGCGTGACCTCGGGCGGAAGTTTAAGGGGATTAAAGCATGA
- the ftsX gene encoding permease-like cell division protein FtsX produces the protein MNWSFIFREGFKGLGRNITMTIALVITTALSLVLVGAGILISQATAETKGLYLDRVEVMIELSEEISAADTDCSSPECAKVRDTLQANSGVEQVTFRNRQQSYERFVELFQDTEPELVRETTPDALPAALHVRLTDPSDTSPIDEVRDMPQVAVVTDQADTVREAAGTMDTFRNVAFLVAAAQAVAAVFLIVNMVQLAAFNRREQISIMRMVGASRWFTQAPFVLEAVISVFIGGVVGTLSAWLTKRYLVDPMLHTLYASQLIARVPDSAVWTVMPLATLAAIVVGGVAAQVALRSYVRK, from the coding sequence ATGAATTGGTCGTTTATCTTCCGCGAAGGTTTCAAGGGCCTGGGCCGCAACATCACCATGACTATTGCCCTGGTCATCACCACGGCGTTGTCCCTCGTGCTCGTCGGTGCCGGAATCCTCATTTCCCAGGCCACCGCCGAAACGAAGGGCCTGTACCTGGACCGCGTTGAGGTCATGATCGAACTGAGCGAGGAAATCTCGGCTGCGGACACCGACTGCTCCAGCCCCGAGTGCGCGAAGGTGCGCGACACGCTCCAAGCCAATAGTGGTGTTGAACAGGTCACCTTCCGCAACCGCCAGCAAAGCTACGAGCGCTTCGTCGAACTGTTCCAAGACACGGAACCGGAGCTGGTGCGCGAGACTACTCCGGATGCTCTGCCGGCCGCCCTGCACGTGCGATTGACTGATCCGTCCGATACCTCCCCCATCGACGAGGTCCGCGATATGCCGCAGGTGGCTGTGGTGACGGACCAGGCCGACACCGTGCGTGAGGCTGCGGGCACCATGGACACCTTCCGCAACGTCGCCTTCCTGGTGGCGGCGGCGCAAGCGGTTGCAGCGGTGTTTCTGATTGTCAACATGGTCCAGCTCGCGGCCTTTAACCGCCGCGAGCAGATCAGCATTATGCGCATGGTGGGTGCGTCACGGTGGTTTACCCAGGCACCTTTTGTGCTTGAGGCCGTCATCTCAGTTTTCATTGGTGGTGTCGTGGGTACCCTTTCAGCGTGGTTGACCAAGCGCTACCTCGTCGACCCGATGCTGCACACCCTTTACGCCTCCCAGTTGATCGCCCGGGTGCCGGATTCCGCGGTGTGGACGGTCATGCCGCTGGCCACGCTCGCTGCGATTGTGGTGGGTGGGGTGGCCGCCCAGGTTGCTCTGCGCAGTTATGTACGCAAGTAG
- a CDS encoding DUF418 domain-containing protein, giving the protein MNTTSGQRPRLIVADLARGLALLGIATANATQAWMFDSNSAPGWSLGGIDTGSAIDSATAVFAALFVHVRGLPMFSTLLGFGFGIVAANLHSKNYPAAKARKVLARRYGFLALFGLVHALVFFYGDIMTTYGFLGVAMALMLTQKTKTLRIIAYSALALSATFMVLNAVVLYLLFDPSDLPWATPTEELATPALYLAENARAAQSALLNLPIALFSLGGLVLLGYVWAREGVLVDVDKHRRTLVTWTVIAAVAIAASGIPLALAALQIIDPAFELPFYVSNTGVGLLTGPGILAALALASAPLQRRINAGQPAPAWTYPFLALGKRSMSGYLMQSVLFILLCMPFTLGIGVTATITERTAVAVVVWLITLILASVLEAAGRQGPFEQLHRRLSYGPTKRLEPYVSAPHNKALT; this is encoded by the coding sequence GTGAATACCACTTCGGGACAGCGCCCCCGTCTCATCGTCGCCGACCTCGCCCGCGGCCTCGCGCTGCTTGGCATCGCCACCGCAAATGCAACACAGGCCTGGATGTTCGACTCAAACTCAGCCCCCGGTTGGTCACTGGGAGGCATCGACACCGGCAGCGCAATCGACTCAGCTACCGCAGTCTTCGCGGCGCTGTTCGTCCACGTCCGCGGACTGCCCATGTTTTCCACCTTGCTGGGATTCGGCTTCGGTATTGTCGCCGCCAACCTCCACAGCAAAAACTATCCCGCCGCCAAAGCCCGGAAGGTCCTCGCCCGGCGCTACGGCTTCTTAGCCCTATTCGGGCTCGTACATGCCTTGGTGTTTTTCTACGGCGACATCATGACCACCTACGGCTTCCTCGGGGTAGCCATGGCACTGATGCTGACGCAAAAAACCAAAACCCTGCGCATCATCGCCTACAGCGCGCTCGCCCTTTCCGCAACCTTTATGGTTTTAAACGCCGTTGTCCTCTACTTGCTCTTTGACCCCTCCGACCTGCCCTGGGCAACACCCACAGAGGAACTCGCTACACCGGCTCTCTACCTGGCGGAAAACGCCCGCGCTGCGCAAAGTGCCTTACTCAACCTCCCCATAGCACTGTTTTCCCTCGGTGGGCTAGTGCTGTTGGGCTACGTGTGGGCCCGGGAAGGGGTTTTGGTGGACGTCGACAAGCACCGCCGCACCCTGGTGACGTGGACGGTCATCGCCGCCGTCGCCATTGCTGCCAGCGGCATCCCTCTCGCGCTCGCCGCGCTGCAAATCATCGACCCCGCCTTTGAGTTGCCCTTCTACGTGAGCAACACCGGCGTCGGCCTGTTGACTGGGCCCGGCATCCTCGCCGCCCTCGCCCTCGCCAGCGCCCCGCTACAGCGCCGCATTAACGCCGGACAGCCGGCACCTGCCTGGACCTACCCCTTCCTTGCCCTAGGCAAGCGCTCCATGAGCGGCTACCTTATGCAGTCCGTCCTGTTTATCCTGTTGTGCATGCCGTTTACCTTAGGCATCGGCGTTACCGCCACGATCACTGAGCGCACCGCTGTAGCCGTCGTTGTTTGGTTGATTACCCTCATCCTCGCTTCCGTCCTCGAAGCGGCCGGCCGTCAGGGCCCCTTCGAGCAGCTTCACCGCCGTTTGTCCTACGGGCCCACGAAGCGCCTGGAGCCTTATGTCAGCGCACCGCACAACAAAGCGTTAACCTAA
- the hisN gene encoding histidinol-phosphatase, which produces MANYADDLALALELADAADAITLERFEAADLSVESKPDMTPVTDADLAVERALREKLTQARPFDTIVGEEFGGDAVFQGRQWVIDPIDGTKNFVRGVPVWATLIALLVDGEPVVGVVSAPALARRWYASQGAGAWRYFNAGPLKRLHVSGVGTLADASLAMSSLSGWKERGLQHNFIALTEKCWRLRGYGDFFSYCLVAEGAVDIAAEPEVSLWDLAPLAVLVAEAGGRFTSLAGEDGPHGGDAIATNGHLHESALSFLAG; this is translated from the coding sequence ATGGCTAACTACGCAGACGACCTCGCTTTGGCACTTGAACTCGCCGACGCCGCCGATGCGATCACCCTCGAGCGCTTCGAAGCCGCGGACCTATCGGTGGAATCGAAACCGGACATGACGCCGGTGACAGACGCCGATCTTGCAGTGGAGCGAGCCCTGCGCGAAAAACTCACCCAGGCCCGCCCCTTCGACACCATCGTCGGCGAGGAATTCGGCGGCGACGCGGTCTTTCAGGGCCGCCAGTGGGTCATCGACCCCATCGACGGAACGAAGAATTTCGTGCGCGGAGTGCCTGTATGGGCGACGCTGATCGCGCTGCTTGTCGACGGCGAACCCGTCGTCGGCGTCGTCTCAGCGCCCGCGCTCGCGCGCCGCTGGTACGCCTCCCAAGGCGCTGGCGCCTGGCGTTATTTCAACGCCGGACCGCTCAAACGCCTGCACGTCTCCGGCGTTGGCACCCTTGCGGACGCCTCCTTGGCCATGTCCTCCCTCTCAGGTTGGAAGGAGCGCGGCCTCCAACACAACTTCATCGCCCTGACGGAAAAGTGCTGGCGGCTGCGCGGCTACGGCGACTTCTTCTCCTACTGTCTCGTCGCCGAAGGAGCAGTCGACATCGCCGCCGAACCCGAAGTCTCCCTCTGGGACCTTGCCCCCTTAGCGGTGCTCGTCGCCGAGGCAGGGGGCCGCTTCACGTCGCTGGCCGGCGAGGACGGCCCGCACGGTGGCGACGCAATAGCAACCAACGGCCACCTGCACGAATCTGCGCTTAGTTTTCTGGCAGGCTAA
- a CDS encoding cell division ATP-binding protein FtsE — translation MIRFSAVTKSYPTSSRPALDNISLEIAKGEFVFLIGPSGSGKSTFLQLMIREENVDSGDIFFNDFHVNALKGSEINRLRQSIGYVFQDFRLLPKLSVRENVAFALEVTGKSKAKIAKLVPEALELVGLDAKANRMPHELSGGEQQRVAIARAFVDRPSLVLADEPTGNLDPTTADEIMGLLARINRLGSTVVMSTHNARAVDDMRQRVIELNLGRLVRDEKHGVYGSEAR, via the coding sequence GTGATTAGATTTTCGGCCGTCACCAAAAGCTACCCAACGTCGAGTCGGCCTGCCCTGGATAACATCTCCCTCGAGATTGCCAAGGGGGAGTTCGTCTTTCTTATCGGCCCCTCGGGCTCCGGCAAGTCGACTTTCCTGCAACTGATGATCCGCGAGGAAAATGTCGACAGCGGAGATATCTTTTTCAACGACTTCCACGTCAACGCCCTCAAAGGCAGCGAAATTAACCGGCTGCGCCAGTCCATCGGCTACGTTTTCCAGGACTTTCGCCTGCTGCCGAAGCTGAGCGTGCGCGAAAACGTGGCCTTCGCACTGGAGGTGACCGGCAAATCTAAGGCGAAGATAGCCAAATTGGTGCCGGAGGCCCTGGAGTTGGTCGGGCTTGACGCCAAGGCCAACCGCATGCCGCACGAGCTCTCCGGTGGGGAGCAGCAGCGCGTCGCCATTGCGCGCGCCTTCGTCGATCGTCCCTCCTTGGTGCTCGCCGACGAACCCACAGGCAACCTCGACCCCACCACCGCAGACGAAATCATGGGGTTGCTCGCCCGAATCAACCGGCTCGGCTCGACGGTGGTCATGTCTACGCACAATGCCCGCGCCGTCGACGATATGCGCCAAAGGGTTATCGAGCTGAACTTGGGCAGGCTAGTTCGCGATGAGAAACATGGGGTTTATGGATCGGAGGCCCGCTGA
- the thiC gene encoding phosphomethylpyrimidine synthase ThiC: protein MDIYASEIHPKHRYDPLRAHGLEVPETAIDLDDSPTGANKPLKIYRTRGPYAQPEEGLPNLRGEWIVGRGDVEEYQGRKHSLLDDGPRAAKRGAPSEKWRGTTRAPLRARPGTRVTQMHYARNGVVTREMEFVALREHCDVEKVREALASGRAIIPNNVNHPESEPMIIGNQFLTKINANIGNSAVTSSIREEVDKLRWATRWGADTVMDLSTGNDIHTTREWILRNSPVPIGTVPIYQALEKVNGVAEELTWEIFRDTVIEQAEQGVDYMTVHAGVRLPFVPLTSQRVTGIVSRGGSIMAGWCLAHHKESFLYENFDELCEIFAAYDVAFSLGDGLRPGSIADANDTAQFAELKTIGELCKRAWDYDVQVMIEGPGHVPLDKIQLNNDKENEWCGGAPFYTLGPLVTDIAPGYDHITSAIGAANIAAGGTAMLCYVTPKEHLGLPNKDDVKTGVITYKLAAHAADVAKGHPGAQQWDDAMSKARFEFRWHDQFALSLDPDTAQAYHDETLPAEPAKTAHFCSMCGPKFCSMRISQDIRDEFGDHLDQALAEDQSDLVAALGIPAVQRAQGEQQMADQFRNLGSKVYLAKDPSK from the coding sequence TTGGATATCTATGCGTCTGAAATTCACCCCAAGCACCGCTACGATCCACTGCGAGCCCACGGCCTCGAAGTTCCAGAAACAGCGATCGACCTGGATGATTCACCCACGGGAGCGAACAAGCCACTGAAAATTTACCGCACGCGCGGGCCCTACGCGCAGCCGGAGGAGGGCCTGCCCAACCTGCGAGGTGAGTGGATCGTTGGCCGCGGCGACGTCGAGGAGTATCAAGGCCGCAAACACAGTTTGCTTGACGACGGCCCCCGCGCCGCCAAGCGCGGCGCCCCCAGCGAAAAATGGCGCGGCACTACCCGCGCTCCCCTGCGTGCCCGCCCCGGCACGCGCGTTACCCAAATGCACTACGCCCGCAACGGTGTCGTGACCCGGGAGATGGAGTTTGTGGCCCTTCGCGAGCACTGCGATGTGGAGAAAGTCCGCGAAGCCCTCGCCTCCGGCCGCGCTATTATCCCGAACAACGTCAACCATCCTGAGAGCGAGCCGATGATCATCGGCAATCAGTTTCTCACCAAAATCAACGCCAACATTGGCAACTCGGCGGTGACCTCGTCGATCCGTGAGGAAGTGGACAAACTGCGCTGGGCCACCCGGTGGGGCGCCGATACAGTCATGGATCTGTCCACCGGTAACGACATTCACACCACCCGTGAGTGGATCCTGCGTAACTCGCCGGTTCCCATCGGCACCGTACCTATCTACCAGGCGCTGGAGAAAGTCAATGGTGTGGCCGAGGAATTAACCTGGGAGATTTTCCGCGACACGGTCATCGAGCAGGCCGAGCAGGGAGTCGACTACATGACGGTCCACGCCGGTGTGCGCCTGCCTTTCGTGCCGCTGACTTCTCAACGTGTCACCGGCATCGTCTCCCGCGGCGGCTCCATCATGGCCGGCTGGTGCCTGGCGCACCACAAGGAGTCCTTCCTTTACGAAAACTTCGATGAGCTATGTGAGATCTTCGCCGCCTATGATGTCGCCTTCTCACTGGGCGACGGCCTGCGCCCCGGATCCATCGCCGACGCCAACGACACCGCCCAATTTGCTGAGCTTAAAACCATTGGTGAACTGTGCAAGCGTGCCTGGGACTACGACGTCCAAGTCATGATTGAGGGCCCAGGGCATGTGCCTTTGGACAAGATCCAGCTAAACAACGACAAGGAAAACGAGTGGTGCGGCGGCGCCCCCTTCTACACGCTCGGCCCTTTAGTTACTGACATCGCTCCCGGCTACGACCACATCACCTCCGCCATCGGCGCGGCCAACATCGCCGCCGGGGGCACCGCCATGCTGTGTTATGTCACCCCGAAGGAACACCTCGGTTTGCCTAACAAGGACGACGTGAAAACCGGCGTGATTACCTACAAACTCGCTGCGCACGCCGCCGACGTGGCGAAGGGCCACCCGGGCGCCCAACAGTGGGATGACGCGATGAGCAAGGCCCGCTTCGAGTTCCGCTGGCACGACCAGTTTGCCTTGTCGCTTGACCCGGACACCGCGCAGGCTTACCACGACGAGACGCTGCCAGCCGAGCCAGCCAAAACAGCGCACTTTTGTTCCATGTGCGGGCCGAAGTTTTGCTCTATGCGCATCAGCCAGGACATCCGTGACGAGTTCGGCGACCACCTTGACCAAGCGCTCGCCGAAGACCAGTCGGACCTCGTCGCCGCTTTGGGAATCCCTGCTGTGCAGCGCGCGCAGGGGGAACAGCAGATGGCGGATCAGTTCCGCAACCTCGGCTCGAAGGTCTACCTGGCAAAGGATCCCAGCAAGTGA
- a CDS encoding inositol monophosphatase family protein: MPTLETFIDTHRASTDATLAAALVTHAGTLALSMRDTGLNTDYKTSVSDVVTDADRAAEDFIAGALAALRPNDGIIGEEGAAKEATSKRTWVIDPVDGTFNFSQGSDYFCSAVALTEGENIPVSAINRPATHTTWVCDNGTATRNGVTLGTLRETSISEEALVTYLHPTCMRDEKVLNAWLGATRDAATIRMWGAGSVDLANIASGQLGAWLQHSVADWDWLPGKALIEAVGGKAIKVAAGGVQWCVAGNAQIVDDIATRLEHHG, translated from the coding sequence ATGCCGACTCTCGAGACGTTCATAGACACACACCGCGCCTCCACCGACGCAACCCTTGCCGCAGCCCTTGTCACCCACGCCGGCACCCTCGCCCTGAGCATGAGGGACACCGGTTTGAACACCGACTACAAAACCTCTGTCTCAGACGTCGTCACCGACGCCGACCGCGCCGCCGAAGACTTCATCGCCGGCGCACTAGCCGCACTGCGGCCCAACGACGGCATTATCGGCGAAGAAGGCGCGGCTAAAGAAGCCACCAGCAAACGCACCTGGGTCATCGACCCTGTCGACGGCACCTTCAACTTCTCCCAAGGCTCCGACTACTTCTGCTCCGCCGTCGCCTTAACCGAAGGAGAAAACATCCCCGTCTCCGCCATCAACCGGCCCGCCACACACACCACATGGGTCTGCGACAACGGCACCGCCACCCGAAACGGGGTGACGTTAGGCACGCTAAGGGAGACGTCGATAAGCGAAGAAGCCCTGGTGACCTACCTGCACCCGACGTGCATGCGCGACGAGAAAGTGCTCAATGCGTGGCTCGGTGCGACCCGCGACGCCGCCACAATCCGCATGTGGGGCGCGGGATCCGTCGATCTTGCAAACATCGCCTCCGGGCAACTCGGCGCGTGGCTGCAACACAGCGTCGCCGACTGGGACTGGCTACCCGGCAAAGCACTAATCGAAGCCGTCGGCGGCAAAGCAATCAAAGTCGCCGCGGGTGGAGTGCAATGGTGCGTCGCCGGAAACGCACAAATAGTCGACGACATAGCCACTAGGCTTGAGCACCATGGCTAA
- a CDS encoding MFS transporter → MKNKVFASVVAFLFTAGWAANHFASVLVVLREKLHLSALLVNGAYGIYAVGLLPCLLAGGALADRYGGRPVAMTGSAIAVVGNLVLMLDHGTLGLLAGRLVVGLGVGLVVSAGTAWATRLRGAAGATVAGIVLTAGFASGPVISGVAEMVFAPLWTPFVLTIAASLAAMGFSLHAGDEPRIIDNANPGPSVDTTASPAKALATSVPVAMWVFAAITTSLIGLSARVAHYFSTGVFLPGVAAVLGFGAGLIVQALGRRFAWGPRAGVVGICFAAAGFLLVAVAGAAPPLPAFVVATLMLGTAYGLCLRDGLLDVNAYSPPSHRGRILGAYYCATYIGFGLPPLMQWLEPRVGPSLPFFVLSGVAIAAALLRHSQIRAGYLNRT, encoded by the coding sequence ATGAAAAACAAGGTGTTCGCAAGCGTTGTCGCCTTCCTGTTCACCGCGGGGTGGGCGGCGAATCACTTCGCCTCCGTCCTTGTGGTGCTGCGCGAAAAGCTGCATTTGTCGGCTCTTTTAGTCAACGGCGCCTACGGCATCTACGCGGTGGGGCTGCTTCCTTGTCTGCTGGCCGGAGGCGCTCTCGCAGACCGCTACGGCGGACGCCCGGTGGCTATGACAGGCAGCGCAATCGCTGTGGTTGGAAACCTCGTCCTCATGCTCGACCACGGCACCCTTGGACTTTTGGCTGGCCGCCTCGTCGTCGGCCTGGGCGTAGGCCTCGTCGTCAGCGCCGGAACCGCTTGGGCAACACGCCTGCGTGGGGCGGCCGGAGCCACCGTCGCTGGCATCGTGCTCACTGCCGGTTTCGCCTCTGGGCCGGTGATCTCTGGTGTGGCGGAGATGGTCTTCGCCCCGCTGTGGACACCTTTCGTGCTCACCATCGCCGCCTCTTTGGCCGCGATGGGGTTTTCTCTTCACGCCGGGGATGAGCCCCGCATCATCGACAACGCTAACCCCGGCCCGAGTGTTGACACCACCGCCTCGCCAGCAAAGGCCCTGGCCACTTCAGTCCCGGTGGCGATGTGGGTCTTTGCCGCCATCACTACCTCGCTGATCGGGCTGTCTGCCCGTGTTGCGCACTATTTTTCCACCGGGGTGTTTTTGCCTGGTGTGGCGGCCGTGCTCGGTTTCGGTGCGGGCCTGATCGTGCAGGCCCTCGGGCGCCGCTTCGCCTGGGGCCCGCGCGCCGGGGTGGTGGGTATCTGCTTCGCCGCCGCCGGCTTTCTGCTGGTGGCGGTGGCAGGCGCTGCCCCGCCGTTGCCCGCCTTCGTGGTGGCAACGCTGATGTTGGGCACCGCCTACGGCCTGTGTCTGCGTGACGGGCTGCTTGACGTCAACGCCTACTCCCCACCTTCACACCGCGGCCGTATCCTGGGTGCGTACTACTGCGCCACATATATTGGCTTTGGGCTGCCGCCGCTAATGCAGTGGCTGGAGCCGCGCGTTGGCCCTTCCCTTCCTTTCTTCGTACTTTCCGGTGTGGCTATAGCCGCAGCCCTGCTGCGCCACAGCCAGATCCGCGCCGGCTACCTAAACCGCACATAA
- a CDS encoding thiamine phosphate synthase, with the protein MTLDLRCYFVTGAGPDVVERARLASLGGAGVIQVRSKPIEARELYALGRTIALAVGEANPSTRVLIDDRVDVALALRDYGVAGVHLGQNDLDVRVARELLGGDAVIGLTTGTLDLVQKANDVADLVDYIGAGPFRATPTKDSGRPPIGLAGYPALVEASKVPVVAIGDVTVDDAYELARVGVDGLAIVRGIMHAADPRTYVEMVVSEFDRGAHG; encoded by the coding sequence GTGACCCTCGATTTGCGCTGCTACTTCGTCACCGGGGCAGGTCCTGATGTTGTTGAGCGTGCCCGTCTCGCCTCGCTCGGCGGCGCCGGGGTGATCCAGGTGCGCAGCAAACCGATCGAGGCGCGTGAGCTTTATGCCCTCGGCCGCACAATCGCCCTCGCTGTGGGCGAGGCCAACCCATCCACGCGGGTGCTTATCGACGACCGCGTCGACGTCGCCCTCGCTTTGCGCGACTATGGGGTGGCAGGCGTACACCTGGGCCAAAACGACTTGGATGTGCGCGTGGCACGCGAGTTGCTCGGCGGCGACGCCGTGATCGGTTTGACCACTGGCACCCTCGATCTGGTGCAAAAGGCCAATGACGTTGCAGATCTCGTCGATTACATAGGCGCTGGACCATTCCGCGCCACCCCGACGAAGGATTCGGGTCGGCCACCAATCGGCCTGGCGGGATACCCCGCGCTGGTCGAAGCCTCCAAAGTGCCAGTTGTTGCCATCGGTGACGTGACCGTCGACGACGCCTATGAGCTGGCACGCGTGGGGGTTGACGGGCTCGCCATCGTGCGCGGGATCATGCACGCCGCTGACCCTCGCACCTACGTCGAAATGGTGGTTTCCGAGTTCGACCGCGGCGCACACGGTTAA
- a CDS encoding S1 family peptidase, translating into MTTTKYLRRLGVIVATACTVAMGLPLANAQMLPGGVQHNFPQSIPEVLNQNTAAVERALRDVEAVKEQLEGAFLQPLTQIQPQLVTDYGGVSPDEVTTLPVFPEPLPYEDPNYQWRTDSVSKVLAAKPLAGEVLHRVPGSFHDAPRIPHEAEQAQNEDNVSLYGPGTPIYVGQNMCTVAVAGYDDAGRKIALTSGHCGEPGTNVFSADSPGVGASGTVVSSNSDLDYSVIELGSNAEVSRTYNGTTINALGGKPRRPGQVVCKTGVASGYTCGATFHDWEHENISQVCAMPGDSGAPLMAGDRLVGMVAGGIAPPELNLPCYSPLQGAVHAPTRSLRMDSVITALELTEGPGRGFSLPEN; encoded by the coding sequence GTGACCACCACAAAATACCTGCGCCGTTTGGGCGTCATTGTTGCTACTGCCTGCACCGTTGCGATGGGACTTCCCCTTGCAAACGCACAAATGCTGCCCGGTGGAGTGCAGCACAATTTCCCGCAGTCCATCCCCGAGGTGCTAAACCAAAACACCGCCGCGGTGGAGCGGGCCTTGCGCGATGTAGAGGCGGTCAAAGAACAGCTCGAAGGAGCATTCCTGCAACCCCTCACTCAGATTCAGCCGCAGCTTGTCACGGACTACGGCGGCGTGAGCCCGGACGAGGTCACCACATTGCCGGTTTTCCCGGAGCCGCTACCTTACGAGGACCCGAATTACCAGTGGCGCACAGACTCCGTCTCCAAAGTTCTGGCGGCGAAACCGCTTGCAGGTGAGGTGCTGCACCGCGTGCCGGGCTCCTTCCATGACGCTCCGCGTATTCCGCACGAGGCGGAGCAGGCGCAAAACGAGGACAATGTTTCCCTCTACGGGCCAGGCACTCCGATTTACGTCGGTCAAAACATGTGCACCGTCGCCGTCGCTGGATATGACGATGCCGGCCGCAAAATTGCTCTGACTTCGGGGCACTGCGGCGAGCCGGGAACGAACGTGTTTTCGGCTGATTCGCCGGGGGTGGGCGCCTCCGGCACCGTTGTCTCGAGCAACTCAGACCTTGACTACTCGGTCATTGAGCTTGGTTCAAACGCCGAAGTTTCGCGTACCTACAACGGCACCACCATCAATGCGCTCGGGGGCAAGCCGCGCCGTCCCGGTCAGGTGGTGTGCAAAACGGGTGTTGCTTCTGGGTACACCTGCGGGGCAACTTTCCACGATTGGGAGCACGAGAACATTAGCCAGGTGTGTGCCATGCCCGGCGACTCTGGGGCTCCACTGATGGCGGGTGACCGGTTGGTGGGAATGGTCGCTGGCGGCATTGCGCCGCCCGAGTTAAACCTGCCGTGCTACTCGCCGCTGCAGGGCGCGGTTCACGCGCCGACGCGCAGCTTGCGCATGGATTCTGTCATCACGGCGCTGGAGTTGACGGAGGGCCCGGGGCGCGGGTTTAGCCTGCCAGAAAACTAA